The stretch of DNA TTTCGATCTGGCCAAAACCAGAAAATATCTTACTTACGACGAAATAAACAAACATATTCCGCCTGAAATGGTCGGTGAAGCGCAGATCGACGAACTTCTCATGAAGATTGTGACCGAGTTCAACGTCGAACTTGTTCCTTTCGACAAGAAACTTCCTGTGACCGACGCCAAGGCTCGTGACCTCGACATAGAGAAACCGGATGATGATGACGAAGATGAAGAAGTCAAGGTGGCTGAACCCGACACTGTCGTAAGGGGTAACGATCCGGTCAAGATGTATCTCCATGAAATGGGTGGAGTTTCGCTTCTCACCAGAGAGGGAGAAGTTGAAATCGCCAAGAGAATAGAGCAGGGAGAACAACAGGTCTTCAGCGTAATTATCGGCTGTCCGGTCACAATCAAAGAAGTGCTTGCTATTGGCGACAAACTTAAGAAGGGCGCCATCCGTGTTAAGGAAATTATCCGGGGTTTTGAAGATGAAGAAATGCCGGATGGAGACGATTCAGGGATAGTGGATCGTATCCTGAACCTCATTCAGGAACTGAAGGATCTTGAGGCGAAATATCAAGGAGTTGTGCATCTAAGAAGATCCATGGCGCCTGAAAACTCTGCGGAAGAAATCGACAAGTACGATCTCGAAATTGAAAAGAGCAGGGCTGAGGTTATAACCTGCCTCAAGAACATTAATCTCAATAGCAACATGATAGATCATATTGCAGGCAAGCTGAAGTTCCTTGTCCGCAAGCTTGAGACATCCAGGGAAGAACTCAAGGCAGTCGAATACGAACTTAAAATGCCTCTTGATAAAGCCAGGGAAAGTCTGATCTTTTGGAAGACCTTTATCGACGACAGGAAAACTCTAAAAAAACATACAAACATCTCACCACAAAAGATTCTGGATCTTGACAACAAAATTGACAACGGTATCAGAAAGATCGCCAAGCTTCAAAATGAAGCGGGCATGGATGAATACCATCTCCGGGAAGCATTGGCCCGGTGCAGGGAGGGTGAGAGACTTGCCAGAAGAGCAAAAAGTGAACTGGTGCAGGCCAATCTGAGACTGGTAGTTAGCATTGCCAAAAAATACACCAACAGGGGGCTGCAGTTCCTTGACTTGATTCAAGAGGGAAATATCGGCCTCATGAAAGCCGTTGATAAGTTTGAATATCAACGCGGATACAAATTCAGCACATACGCCACATGGTGGATAAGACAGGCTATCACCAGGGCCATTGCCGATCAGGCGAGGACCATTCGTATACCTGTGCATATGATAGAAACGATAAACAAACTGATACGGACCTCGCGGTATTTGGTCCAGGAATATGGGCGAGAACCAACCCCGGAAGAAATTGCCGAGAAGATGGAATTCCCGCTTGAGAAAGTTCGGAAAGTTCTAAAAATTGCCAAGGAACCAATCTCGCTGGAGACCCCGATCGGTGAAGAAGAGGATTCGCACCTTGGTGATTTCATAGAAGACAAGAAAATACTCTCTCCTTCTGACGCGGTTGTCGGAATGAGTCTTACCGAACAAACAAGAAAGGTCCTGGCTACTTTGACGCCTCGAGAAGAAAAGGTCCTCAGGATGCGTTTTGGAATCGGGGAGCGAGCCGACCATACCCTTGAGGAGGTAGGTCAGGATTTTGACGTTACACGTGAAAGAATCAGACAGATTGAAGCAAAAGCTCTTAAAAAATTGAGGCATCCGTCGCGCAGCAAGAGGTTACGTCCGTTTCTGGAAGGCTGATTAGAAGCTCCAGTTTGCTCATAACCCGCAGCTTACATATTGACATGCGTCCCTT from Desulfomonilaceae bacterium encodes:
- the rpoD gene encoding RNA polymerase sigma factor RpoD is translated as MPETKFKSEFKGLFDLAKTRKYLTYDEINKHIPPEMVGEAQIDELLMKIVTEFNVELVPFDKKLPVTDAKARDLDIEKPDDDDEDEEVKVAEPDTVVRGNDPVKMYLHEMGGVSLLTREGEVEIAKRIEQGEQQVFSVIIGCPVTIKEVLAIGDKLKKGAIRVKEIIRGFEDEEMPDGDDSGIVDRILNLIQELKDLEAKYQGVVHLRRSMAPENSAEEIDKYDLEIEKSRAEVITCLKNINLNSNMIDHIAGKLKFLVRKLETSREELKAVEYELKMPLDKARESLIFWKTFIDDRKTLKKHTNISPQKILDLDNKIDNGIRKIAKLQNEAGMDEYHLREALARCREGERLARRAKSELVQANLRLVVSIAKKYTNRGLQFLDLIQEGNIGLMKAVDKFEYQRGYKFSTYATWWIRQAITRAIADQARTIRIPVHMIETINKLIRTSRYLVQEYGREPTPEEIAEKMEFPLEKVRKVLKIAKEPISLETPIGEEEDSHLGDFIEDKKILSPSDAVVGMSLTEQTRKVLATLTPREEKVLRMRFGIGERADHTLEEVGQDFDVTRERIRQIEAKALKKLRHPSRSKRLRPFLEG